The Prevotella sp. E9-3 genome has a window encoding:
- a CDS encoding D-alanine--D-alanine ligase, with translation MKQQKRTIAIVCGGDSSEHDVSMRSAQGLFSFFDKERYDVYIVDVKGTDWKVELPDGTTSRINMNDFSFQEEGKTKYFDYAYITIHGTPGENGIMQGYFDLIGMPYSTSNVLVEALTFNKFVLNQYLRCYGVRVAESVLVRRGQEHSISKKDIIDKVGIPCFVKPANDGSSFGVSKVKKPDQLAAALRVAMMESDEVMIESFLEGTEISIGCYKTKDKSVVFPATEVVTQNEFFDYDAKYNGQVQEITPARLSDDVAKRVAELTSAIYDILHCNGIIRIDYIISPEGDITLLEINTTPGMTVTSFIPQQVRAAGLEMKDVLTDIIENQF, from the coding sequence ATGAAACAACAAAAAAGAACTATTGCTATCGTATGCGGTGGCGACTCTTCGGAGCACGATGTGTCAATGCGCTCCGCACAAGGACTTTTCTCTTTCTTCGACAAAGAACGTTACGATGTCTATATCGTCGATGTGAAAGGCACCGATTGGAAAGTTGAACTGCCTGACGGAACAACTTCACGCATCAACATGAACGACTTCTCATTCCAGGAAGAAGGAAAGACTAAATATTTCGACTATGCATATATCACCATTCATGGTACCCCTGGTGAGAACGGTATCATGCAGGGCTATTTCGACCTTATAGGTATGCCTTACTCTACCAGCAACGTACTTGTTGAGGCATTGACATTCAATAAGTTTGTGCTCAACCAATATTTGCGCTGCTATGGCGTGCGTGTAGCAGAGAGTGTGCTGGTGCGCCGTGGTCAGGAACATAGCATTAGTAAGAAGGATATCATCGACAAGGTAGGTATCCCCTGTTTCGTAAAGCCTGCCAACGACGGTTCATCTTTCGGCGTTTCGAAAGTGAAGAAGCCCGACCAGTTGGCTGCTGCTCTTCGTGTGGCCATGATGGAGAGTGATGAAGTGATGATTGAGTCGTTCCTGGAAGGTACAGAAATTTCTATCGGCTGCTACAAGACGAAGGACAAGTCGGTGGTGTTCCCTGCTACCGAGGTGGTTACTCAGAACGAGTTCTTTGACTATGACGCAAAGTACAACGGACAGGTTCAGGAAATTACCCCCGCCCGTTTGTCGGACGATGTTGCCAAGCGCGTGGCTGAACTCACCTCTGCCATCTACGATATTCTTCACTGCAACGGTATCATTCGCATAGACTATATCATCTCACCTGAAGGCGATATCACCCTTCTTGAAATCAATACCACACCCGGTATGACAGTCACCAGCTTCATCCCTCAGCAGGTGCGTGCCGCCGGATTGGAGATGAAGGATGTGCTTACAGATATTATCGAAAATCAATTTTAG
- a CDS encoding acyltransferase, with product MIQQSNHNSQFDEIRPYEEGEMKEAFEALIADRQFSAVMKGFAPWLPKSVRNGLLRLLFLGVKTPLDFQLRFMKPIVNFIIRKHTDGCSFDDSALRSKLNAKCSVLNPDLRYTFVSNHRDIVLDSAFLDLKLIESGHPTTVEIGIGDNLLIYPWIKRLVRMNKAFTVRRGLTPKEMLASSELMSRYIHYAVTQKKENIWIAQREGRAKDSDDRTQESVLKMLAMGGPVVVNSSPFTLHSSLKELNIVPLTISYEFDPCDYLKAQEFQQKRDNPAFKKSKQDDLDNMRTGIFGYKGRVHYHCGTPINQWIDELKELPKKEFFTELAQRMDREIHAGYRLYPCNYIAIDKLDGTNEYTSYYTDADVARFEKYLNGQLAKIHIPNKDEAFLRERILTMYANPVRNYLKAKEMNN from the coding sequence ATGATCCAGCAGTCTAATCATAATTCTCAATTCGATGAGATTCGTCCTTACGAAGAGGGTGAGATGAAGGAGGCTTTTGAAGCCTTGATAGCCGACCGACAGTTCAGTGCTGTAATGAAAGGTTTTGCTCCCTGGCTACCGAAGTCGGTGCGAAATGGTCTGCTACGACTGTTGTTCTTGGGCGTGAAGACACCGCTCGATTTCCAGTTGCGCTTCATGAAACCCATCGTTAACTTCATCATCCGTAAGCATACCGATGGTTGCTCGTTTGATGACAGTGCACTGCGGTCTAAATTGAATGCTAAGTGTTCAGTTCTGAATCCAGACCTGCGCTACACCTTCGTCAGCAATCATCGTGACATCGTTCTCGATTCTGCTTTCCTTGACTTAAAATTGATTGAGAGCGGTCACCCCACTACCGTGGAGATAGGTATTGGCGACAACCTCCTTATTTATCCTTGGATCAAACGGCTGGTGCGCATGAACAAGGCTTTCACCGTGCGCCGTGGTCTCACTCCTAAGGAAATGCTGGCTTCCAGCGAACTGATGAGTCGCTATATCCATTATGCTGTAACGCAGAAAAAGGAGAATATCTGGATAGCCCAGCGAGAAGGACGTGCTAAGGATAGTGACGACCGTACACAGGAATCGGTACTGAAAATGCTCGCCATGGGAGGACCGGTGGTAGTGAACTCTTCACCCTTCACCCTTCACTCTTCACTGAAAGAGCTGAACATCGTTCCCCTCACCATCAGCTACGAGTTTGACCCTTGCGACTATCTGAAGGCGCAGGAGTTCCAGCAGAAACGTGACAACCCGGCGTTCAAGAAAAGCAAGCAGGACGATCTGGACAATATGCGGACGGGCATCTTCGGCTACAAAGGGCGGGTTCACTACCACTGCGGAACGCCTATCAATCAGTGGATTGATGAACTGAAAGAACTGCCGAAGAAAGAGTTCTTTACCGAATTGGCACAGCGCATGGACCGTGAGATACATGCCGGCTACCGTCTTTATCCCTGCAATTATATTGCCATAGATAAACTCGATGGCACAAACGAATACACCAGTTACTATACGGATGCCGATGTGGCTCGTTTCGAAAAGTATCTGAATGGGCAGTTGGCAAAGATTCATATTCCTAATAAGGATGAGGCCTTCCTGCGTGAACGTATCCTCACCATGTATGCCAACCCTGTGAGAAACTATTTGAAGGCCAAAGAAATGAATAATTAG
- a CDS encoding NigD-like C-terminal domain-containing protein, producing the protein MKKMKLLLAGMILLFMVACEQDTYNKGEGTFSTIRGEFVEAHAGADKKIDYVVLDNDEQLNVVNPFEVSWVKKADSLYRAVFYFKEQGEKITAVSVSPVTVVRNMLPADSVKDEMKTDPLTLESLWVGKNKRYLNAGLILKTGETISEKDTHRMGLVADTLIAHTNGKRTLCLRLFHDQGGVPEYYSQRAFFSVPLTDLTADSIQLTINTYDGVITKCLSIK; encoded by the coding sequence ATGAAAAAGATGAAGTTATTGCTTGCCGGTATGATACTGTTGTTCATGGTGGCATGCGAACAGGATACATATAATAAAGGTGAAGGAACTTTTTCCACTATCAGGGGCGAGTTTGTAGAGGCTCATGCCGGTGCTGATAAGAAGATTGACTATGTGGTGCTCGACAATGATGAACAGCTGAACGTGGTTAATCCCTTTGAGGTGTCGTGGGTGAAAAAGGCCGACTCTCTCTATCGTGCAGTATTCTATTTCAAGGAGCAGGGTGAGAAAATTACGGCTGTGAGCGTCTCGCCAGTTACTGTGGTACGCAATATGTTGCCTGCCGACAGCGTGAAGGATGAAATGAAGACCGATCCCTTGACGCTTGAAAGCTTGTGGGTAGGCAAAAACAAGCGTTACCTGAATGCTGGACTGATTCTGAAGACAGGCGAAACCATCAGTGAAAAAGATACTCACCGCATGGGACTCGTAGCCGACACACTCATTGCCCATACCAATGGCAAGAGGACACTCTGTCTGCGACTCTTCCACGATCAGGGCGGTGTACCCGAATACTACTCGCAGCGTGCGTTCTTCAGCGTTCCGCTTACCGACCTGACGGCCGATAGTATTCAGCTCACCATCAATACCTATGATGGTGTCATTACCAAATGTTTGTCAATAAAATGA
- a CDS encoding DUF3109 family protein, with product MSLPPILQIGDILISSDILTEQFCCDLSACKGQCCVEGDAGAPVTLDEVMEIENMVDEVWSNLSASAQAVIDKQGVAYTDEEGDLVTSIVNGKDCVFTYYDDINDFNTGQPIHNCCLCALEKCARKKSQFSIINSQFVKPISCALYPIRVKQFSDGTIALNYHKWSVCKDAVKKGRELGLPVYRFLEGPLVRRFGQEWYDELCQVAKDLKEQGYY from the coding sequence ATGTCTCTCCCTCCTATTCTTCAAATTGGCGATATTCTTATTTCGTCGGACATACTGACGGAACAGTTCTGTTGTGACCTCAGCGCCTGCAAAGGCCAATGCTGTGTTGAAGGCGATGCCGGCGCACCCGTAACCCTCGACGAAGTGATGGAAATAGAAAATATGGTTGACGAGGTGTGGAGCAACCTTTCGGCATCAGCACAGGCAGTGATAGACAAGCAGGGAGTGGCCTATACCGATGAGGAAGGCGACCTGGTGACGAGTATTGTGAACGGTAAGGACTGTGTGTTCACGTATTACGACGACATCAACGACTTCAACACCGGACAGCCTATTCACAACTGTTGCCTCTGCGCGCTTGAGAAATGTGCAAGAAAGAAATCTCAATTTTCAATTATCAATTCTCAATTTGTCAAGCCCATCAGCTGTGCCCTCTACCCCATTCGTGTAAAACAGTTCAGCGACGGCACTATTGCCCTGAACTACCACAAATGGTCAGTGTGTAAGGATGCAGTAAAGAAAGGTCGTGAATTGGGACTACCGGTCTATCGTTTTCTGGAAGGACCATTAGTGCGTCGTTTCGGACAGGAGTGGTACGATGAACTTTGCCAAGTGGCAAAGGACCTGAAAGAACAAGGATATTACTAA
- a CDS encoding uracil-DNA glycosylase, whose amino-acid sequence MNVQIEPSWKEYLQGEFEKPYFQQLTESVRREYSAGACYPPGKLIFNAFNLCPFNEVKVVIIGQDPYHEPGQAHGLSFSVQEGVQFPPSLQNIFKEINNDLGTPIPENGDLSRWAQQGVLLLNATLTVRAHQANSHSALGWQKFTDAAIQALAANREHLVYMLWGGYARSKAYMIDKNRNLVLESVHPSPLSANRGGWFDQHQFSRANNYLIEQGLTPIEW is encoded by the coding sequence ATGAACGTACAGATAGAGCCATCGTGGAAGGAATATCTGCAAGGCGAATTTGAAAAGCCCTATTTCCAGCAACTGACGGAAAGTGTGCGCCGTGAATATTCGGCAGGGGCATGCTACCCACCAGGAAAACTGATTTTCAATGCATTCAACCTCTGTCCATTCAACGAGGTGAAGGTAGTGATTATCGGTCAGGATCCCTATCATGAGCCAGGACAAGCCCATGGACTGAGCTTCTCGGTGCAAGAGGGTGTACAGTTTCCCCCTTCCCTGCAGAATATCTTCAAGGAAATAAACAACGACCTGGGCACGCCCATTCCTGAGAATGGCGACCTGAGCCGTTGGGCCCAACAGGGAGTACTGCTGCTGAATGCCACTCTGACCGTCCGTGCCCATCAGGCCAACAGCCACTCGGCCTTAGGCTGGCAGAAGTTTACCGATGCCGCTATTCAGGCCCTTGCAGCCAATCGCGAACATCTGGTGTATATGCTTTGGGGCGGATATGCCCGCAGTAAGGCATATATGATAGACAAGAATCGCAATCTGGTGCTCGAATCTGTTCACCCATCGCCATTAAGTGCCAACCGTGGCGGCTGGTTCGATCAGCATCAGTTCTCGCGCGCAAACAATTATTTAATAGAACAAGGTCTCACCCCGATTGAATGGTAA
- a CDS encoding sodium:alanine symporter family protein — MDTINDFFLTLSSFLWGWPMIILLLGTHVFLTFRLRIPQRKLFTGILLSVKKDDKAQGDVSQFGALATALAATIGTGNIVGVATAVALGGPGAVLWCWLTGIFGMSTKYAEGLLAVKYRVRGEDGRTYGGPMYALERGLGLKWLAVLFAVFTGLASFGIGCTVQANSIALLASETFGIPEWIVGIFICVLTASVILGGVKAIARVCTVLVPFMALLYIVGCIVILIMNGNYVWPALELIVRSAFNPSAAGGGFVGATVMMAARYGIARGLFSNESGMGSAPIVAAAAQTRNPVRQALVSSTGTFWDTVVICALTGIVLVSSILAYPDITYADGAALTKVAFSKIPYVGAPLLAFGILTFAFSTILGWSYYGESAVNYIEGRRINRFYRILYIVALFFGSIINLDIIWNIADTMNALMAIPNLVALLLLSGVAARETKKYLWGNRLDEEMEEEQQS, encoded by the coding sequence ATGGATACCATCAACGATTTCTTTCTTACACTAAGTTCTTTCCTTTGGGGGTGGCCGATGATTATTCTGCTGTTAGGCACCCACGTATTTCTTACCTTTCGTTTGCGTATTCCTCAGCGAAAACTGTTTACCGGTATTCTCTTGTCGGTGAAGAAAGACGACAAGGCACAGGGCGATGTGAGCCAGTTTGGTGCTTTGGCTACAGCGCTGGCGGCAACTATCGGTACCGGAAATATCGTTGGTGTTGCTACGGCTGTGGCACTGGGCGGACCGGGTGCGGTTCTTTGGTGCTGGCTCACGGGTATTTTCGGAATGTCAACAAAATATGCCGAAGGACTCCTGGCAGTGAAATATCGTGTGCGTGGAGAGGACGGCCGCACGTATGGCGGACCAATGTATGCCTTGGAACGCGGGCTCGGACTGAAATGGCTGGCTGTTCTTTTTGCTGTTTTCACCGGCTTGGCCTCGTTTGGTATCGGATGCACGGTACAGGCCAACTCTATTGCCTTACTGGCCAGTGAAACGTTTGGTATTCCCGAATGGATAGTAGGCATCTTCATTTGTGTACTTACAGCCTCGGTCATTCTGGGTGGTGTGAAAGCCATTGCCCGTGTGTGTACTGTGCTGGTGCCGTTCATGGCGCTGCTCTATATTGTAGGCTGTATAGTGATTCTCATCATGAACGGCAACTATGTGTGGCCAGCTTTGGAACTCATTGTGCGGTCGGCCTTCAATCCGTCGGCTGCTGGTGGCGGTTTTGTGGGTGCTACGGTGATGATGGCCGCACGTTATGGAATAGCCCGAGGCCTGTTCTCAAACGAGAGTGGCATGGGCTCGGCGCCTATCGTGGCGGCAGCTGCTCAAACCCGCAATCCTGTACGTCAGGCATTGGTGAGCAGTACAGGCACCTTTTGGGATACTGTAGTAATCTGTGCTCTTACAGGAATAGTGTTGGTGAGTAGTATTCTTGCTTATCCGGACATTACCTATGCCGATGGTGCTGCGCTTACTAAAGTGGCCTTCTCAAAGATTCCTTATGTAGGTGCGCCGTTGTTGGCTTTTGGTATTCTCACCTTTGCTTTCAGTACCATTCTTGGCTGGAGCTATTATGGCGAGAGTGCCGTCAACTATATTGAGGGGCGCCGCATCAACCGTTTCTATCGCATTCTTTATATTGTAGCTCTTTTCTTCGGCAGTATTATCAATCTTGACATTATTTGGAACATTGCCGACACCATGAATGCGCTGATGGCTATTCCAAACTTGGTGGCTCTTCTGCTCTTGAGTGGTGTGGCTGCCCGTGAAACGAAAAAATACCTTTGGGGCAACCGGTTGGATGAAGAAATGGAAGAAGAGCAACAATCATGA
- a CDS encoding ATP-binding protein — MKRNPFVLTPAIPDELFCDRVSEVQSLVKSITNQENVVLTSPRRVGKTGLIYHCFNQTPIKENYITISIDVLHTTSFQEFVMELGNAVFQAVARRSDRLMKLFTSCLRSLGGSFGFDPLTGMPTFDVKLGQISKPEYTLDEIFSYLENAGRPCIVAIDEFQQILKYQGYNMEALLRGRIQKLRNTNFVFAGSERRIMNEMFFSDKRPFFQSATLLQLEPIEIQAYSDFVVHHFGAAGKAIDSEAITWVYQKYEGITMYTHKLFHDAYAETDEGETCMVTDVERLSNQLIQQNAKRLQELLAYITEQQKELLYAIATEGRVSQITSSAFVKRHHLKSASAVQSAAKRLLDFDIITEEGKTYSVSDPLLRIWLEA; from the coding sequence ATGAAAAGAAATCCTTTCGTGCTTACTCCAGCCATACCCGACGAACTGTTTTGTGACCGTGTTTCAGAGGTTCAGTCTCTCGTCAAGAGCATTACCAATCAGGAGAATGTCGTACTCACATCGCCTCGAAGAGTTGGAAAAACGGGCCTTATTTATCATTGTTTCAATCAAACACCGATAAAAGAAAATTATATTACCATATCCATTGATGTCCTTCATACGACCTCGTTTCAGGAGTTCGTCATGGAGTTGGGCAATGCCGTATTCCAGGCAGTGGCCAGGCGTAGTGACCGACTGATGAAGCTCTTCACCTCCTGTCTGCGCTCCTTGGGCGGCAGTTTCGGATTCGACCCGTTGACGGGGATGCCCACTTTCGATGTCAAGCTGGGACAAATCAGTAAACCAGAATATACGCTTGACGAGATATTCTCCTATCTGGAAAATGCTGGTCGCCCGTGCATTGTGGCTATTGACGAGTTTCAGCAAATACTGAAATATCAGGGCTATAATATGGAGGCATTGTTGAGGGGACGCATACAGAAACTGCGTAATACCAATTTTGTTTTTGCTGGTTCTGAGCGGCGCATCATGAACGAAATGTTTTTCTCAGACAAACGTCCGTTCTTTCAAAGTGCCACGCTACTACAGTTAGAGCCTATAGAGATACAGGCTTATTCAGACTTTGTCGTGCATCATTTTGGTGCTGCCGGTAAAGCCATCGACAGTGAAGCCATTACATGGGTCTATCAAAAATATGAGGGAATCACCATGTACACGCATAAACTTTTCCATGACGCCTATGCAGAGACCGATGAAGGCGAAACGTGTATGGTAACAGACGTGGAGCGGCTCTCTAACCAGCTCATTCAGCAAAATGCAAAACGACTACAGGAGTTGCTTGCCTACATCACTGAGCAGCAGAAGGAGTTGCTCTATGCGATTGCTACAGAGGGTAGGGTATCGCAGATTACATCTTCGGCATTTGTCAAGCGTCATCACCTGAAATCTGCCAGTGCTGTGCAGTCGGCAGCGAAACGTCTGCTCGACTTTGATATCATTACCGAGGAAGGAAAGACATATTCCGTATCCGATCCTCTGCTACGGATATGGCTCGAAGCATAG
- the gpmI gene encoding 2,3-bisphosphoglycerate-independent phosphoglycerate mutase gives MAKKALLMILDGWGIGQHGKGDVIFNTPTPYLDYLTAVSAHSQLQASGEDVGLPDGQMGNSEVGHLNIGAGRIVYQDLVKINRACKDGSIVENPQVKAAYTYAKENNKKLHLMGLCSDGGVHSSLDHLFKLIEVGKQYGLKNQTFVHCFMDGRDTDPHSGKGFIEQVTKVCAENDAAIASIVGRFYAMDRDKRWERVKEGYDLIVNGTGKQATDMVKAMDESYADGVTDEFIKPIHNASVNGCIEEGDVVIFINFRNDRAKELTVVLTQQDMPEQGMKTIPGLQYYCMTPYDANFKGVHILFPKENVENTLGEYLSQQGKKQLHTAETEKYAHVTFFFNGGREAPYENEDRILVASPKVATYDLKPEMSAYEVKDKLVAAIGTQQYDFIVVNFANGDMVGHTGVYNAIAKAVHAVDNCVKDVIEAAKANDYEAIIIADHGNADNAINPDGTPNTAHSLNPVPFIYVTDNNSATVKDGRLADVAPSILHIMGLEQPKDMTGECLICD, from the coding sequence ATGGCAAAGAAAGCATTACTGATGATTCTCGACGGATGGGGAATCGGACAGCACGGCAAGGGCGACGTGATTTTCAATACGCCTACTCCTTATCTTGATTATCTGACAGCCGTTTCGGCACACTCACAGCTCCAGGCTTCGGGCGAAGATGTTGGTCTGCCCGACGGACAGATGGGTAACTCTGAGGTGGGCCACCTGAACATCGGTGCCGGCCGTATTGTTTATCAGGATCTGGTAAAGATCAACCGTGCCTGCAAGGACGGCTCTATCGTAGAAAATCCTCAGGTAAAGGCTGCCTACACCTATGCCAAAGAGAACAACAAGAAGCTGCACCTCATGGGTCTCTGCTCTGACGGCGGCGTACACTCAAGCCTCGACCACTTGTTCAAACTTATCGAAGTGGGCAAGCAGTATGGTTTGAAGAACCAGACTTTCGTTCACTGCTTCATGGACGGTCGCGACACCGACCCCCACTCTGGTAAGGGCTTCATCGAGCAGGTTACTAAGGTATGTGCCGAGAACGATGCAGCCATTGCTTCTATCGTGGGCCGTTTCTACGCTATGGACCGTGACAAGCGCTGGGAGCGTGTGAAGGAAGGTTACGACCTGATAGTAAACGGCACTGGCAAACAGGCCACCGATATGGTAAAGGCTATGGACGAGAGCTACGCCGATGGCGTGACCGACGAGTTCATCAAGCCTATCCACAACGCTTCTGTCAACGGATGTATCGAAGAGGGCGATGTGGTCATCTTCATCAACTTCCGCAACGACCGCGCCAAGGAGCTCACCGTGGTGCTCACTCAGCAGGATATGCCCGAGCAGGGAATGAAGACCATCCCCGGACTGCAGTACTACTGCATGACTCCATACGATGCCAACTTCAAGGGTGTACACATTCTGTTCCCCAAAGAGAATGTAGAGAACACTCTGGGCGAATACCTCTCACAGCAGGGTAAGAAGCAGCTGCACACTGCCGAGACCGAGAAGTATGCTCACGTTACCTTCTTCTTCAACGGTGGTCGCGAGGCTCCTTATGAGAACGAAGACCGTATCCTCGTTGCTTCTCCAAAGGTGGCTACCTACGACCTAAAGCCCGAGATGAGCGCCTACGAGGTGAAGGACAAGCTGGTTGCCGCCATCGGCACTCAGCAGTACGACTTCATCGTGGTGAACTTCGCCAATGGCGATATGGTGGGCCACACGGGTGTTTACAACGCTATTGCCAAGGCTGTTCATGCTGTTGACAACTGTGTGAAGGATGTGATTGAGGCTGCCAAGGCCAACGACTATGAGGCTATCATCATTGCCGACCACGGTAATGCCGACAACGCCATTAACCCCGACGGCACCCCCAACACTGCTCACTCACTGAACCCCGTACCCTTCATCTATGTTACCGACAACAACTCGGCTACTGTGAAGGACGGTCGTCTGGCCGACGTGGCTCCCTCTATCCTGCACATCATGGGACTGGAGCAGCCCAAGGACATGACCGGCGAGTGCCTGATTTGTGATTAA